A region from the Achromobacter seleniivolatilans genome encodes:
- a CDS encoding ABC transporter substrate-binding protein → MASRFSRVLACGSAAVMLAFGTFSSAMARDLVIALKTEPSSMDPQYHALTPNTQISQTIFDTLVATDAQLKPQPALAESWTVDGKVWTFKLRPNVKFSDGTPFTAEDVVFTYDRVPKVPNSPSPFTLYLGSVAKTEVVDPMTVRITTKEVAPNLLVNLAQLPIMSKKAASGPAAEGKTTTELNSGDGLVGTGPYKFVSWKRGAEFVLARNDNYWGKKPEWDRVVYRPISNAAARVAALLAGDVDMIEDPPTDDLPKLKGDKKLFVEETPSVRVVYVALDQYAEPSPGIQGTDKNPMKDKRVREALSLAINRDALVERVMGGVALPSGNLLPYPMFGSSKEHSKAPKADVEKAKALLKEAGYPNGFSITLGSPSGRYVNDSKVAQAIASMWTRIGVKTSVDAMAPPVFFKNRDSYAFSAYLAGWSVTSGEMSNALTSLLVTRNPEAGLGTTNRSRYSNPKMDELVKEASSTMDDAKRADLLAKASNIAMDDFAMLPVHFELSVWAMKGDIRYQGRPDQVTLAQFATLKK, encoded by the coding sequence ATGGCATCTCGGTTTTCGCGTGTCTTGGCCTGCGGCTCTGCCGCGGTGATGTTGGCCTTTGGCACATTCAGTTCCGCAATGGCTCGCGATCTGGTGATCGCCTTGAAGACCGAGCCCTCATCGATGGATCCGCAGTATCACGCGTTGACGCCGAATACGCAGATCTCCCAAACCATCTTCGACACCCTGGTTGCCACCGACGCGCAGCTCAAGCCGCAGCCCGCGTTGGCTGAATCGTGGACCGTGGACGGCAAAGTCTGGACGTTCAAGCTGCGTCCCAATGTGAAATTCTCTGACGGCACACCGTTTACGGCCGAAGACGTAGTCTTTACCTATGACCGTGTGCCCAAGGTTCCTAACAGCCCCTCGCCATTCACGCTGTACCTGGGGTCGGTCGCCAAGACGGAAGTGGTTGATCCCATGACCGTGCGCATCACCACCAAAGAAGTCGCGCCGAACCTGCTGGTGAATTTGGCGCAGTTGCCCATCATGTCCAAGAAGGCTGCATCTGGTCCTGCGGCCGAAGGCAAGACCACGACGGAATTGAATAGCGGCGACGGCCTGGTAGGCACGGGCCCGTACAAGTTCGTGTCGTGGAAGCGCGGTGCCGAGTTCGTGCTGGCGCGCAACGACAACTACTGGGGCAAGAAACCTGAATGGGACCGCGTGGTCTATCGCCCGATCAGCAATGCCGCAGCACGCGTCGCTGCCCTGCTGGCCGGTGACGTGGACATGATCGAAGATCCCCCAACCGATGACTTGCCCAAGCTCAAGGGCGACAAGAAGCTGTTCGTCGAGGAAACGCCTTCCGTGCGCGTGGTGTATGTCGCGCTGGATCAATACGCCGAGCCTTCGCCCGGTATCCAGGGCACCGACAAAAACCCGATGAAGGACAAGCGCGTGCGCGAGGCGCTGTCGCTGGCTATCAATCGTGATGCGTTGGTTGAACGTGTGATGGGCGGTGTGGCCTTGCCATCGGGCAATCTGCTGCCCTACCCCATGTTCGGCTCCAGCAAGGAACATTCGAAGGCGCCCAAGGCCGATGTGGAAAAGGCCAAGGCGCTGTTGAAGGAAGCGGGTTATCCCAATGGCTTCTCGATTACGCTGGGTTCACCTTCGGGCCGCTATGTGAACGATTCGAAGGTGGCGCAAGCCATCGCATCGATGTGGACGCGTATCGGCGTGAAGACCAGTGTGGACGCGATGGCGCCCCCGGTGTTCTTCAAGAACCGCGATAGCTACGCGTTCTCCGCTTACCTGGCGGGCTGGTCCGTGACCAGCGGCGAGATGTCCAACGCGTTGACGTCGCTGTTGGTGACGCGCAATCCGGAAGCGGGTCTGGGCACGACCAACCGCAGCCGCTATTCCAATCCAAAAATGGACGAGCTGGTGAAGGAAGCGTCGTCAACAATGGATGACGCCAAGCGCGCCGATCTGCTTGCCAAGGCCAGCAATATTGCGATGGATGACTTTGCCATGCTGCCGGTTCACTTTGAACTGTCGGTGTGGGCCATGAAGGGCGATATCCGCTATCAAGGCCGTCCCGACCAGGTCACGCTTGCGCAGTTTGCAACCTTGAAGAAGTAA
- a CDS encoding ABC transporter permease produces the protein MNTNVTAAAPAAAPKEQTPWRRFVSDFFASKLATLGLVMLVVIVGAALLAPWIAPQNPYDLASLDIMDSKLKPGSESGDGSMRHWLGTDGQARDLLSAILYGMRTSLMVATVSVLAAFGIGATVGLIAAYFGGRIDALLMRIVDIQLSFPAILVALMLLAILGKGVDKVIIALIVVQWAYFARAARGAALVERGKEYVEAARCMSLSWGRVLFRHVLPNCMPPLIVIATIDLAHAIALEATLSFLGVGVPVTEPSLGMLIYNGFEYLLSGQYWISFFPGIALALAIIAINLVGDHLRDVLNPRHAN, from the coding sequence ATGAACACCAACGTCACCGCTGCCGCCCCCGCGGCAGCTCCCAAGGAACAAACGCCGTGGCGGCGCTTCGTTTCGGATTTCTTTGCCAGCAAGCTGGCCACGCTCGGTCTGGTGATGTTGGTGGTGATCGTGGGGGCGGCATTATTGGCGCCGTGGATAGCACCGCAGAATCCCTATGACCTGGCAAGCCTGGACATCATGGATTCCAAGCTCAAGCCTGGCAGCGAAAGCGGCGACGGGTCCATGCGTCACTGGTTGGGCACTGACGGTCAGGCGCGGGATTTGTTGTCCGCCATTCTTTACGGCATGCGCACCAGTCTGATGGTGGCGACTGTGTCGGTGCTGGCGGCCTTCGGCATTGGCGCCACGGTGGGCCTGATTGCCGCCTATTTCGGCGGACGCATTGATGCGTTGCTGATGCGCATTGTGGATATCCAGCTGTCGTTTCCTGCCATTCTGGTGGCTCTGATGCTGCTGGCGATTTTGGGCAAGGGTGTGGATAAGGTGATCATCGCGCTCATCGTCGTGCAATGGGCTTACTTTGCCCGTGCTGCGCGGGGTGCGGCGCTGGTGGAACGTGGCAAGGAATACGTGGAAGCGGCTCGCTGCATGTCGCTGTCGTGGGGGCGCGTGTTGTTCCGGCATGTGCTGCCCAACTGTATGCCGCCGCTCATCGTGATCGCCACGATCGATCTGGCGCACGCCATTGCGCTGGAAGCCACACTGTCGTTTTTGGGCGTGGGCGTGCCAGTGACCGAGCCCTCTTTAGGCATGCTGATCTACAACGGCTTTGAATACCTGTTGTCGGGCCAGTACTGGATATCGTTCTTTCCCGGTATTGCGCTGGCCTTGGCGATCATTGCCATCAATCTGGTGGGTGACCACTTGCGTGATGTGCTCAACCCGCGTCACGCGAATTGA
- a CDS encoding ABC transporter permease, with the protein MLATIVRRLLQTIVVMLVMSALVFAGIYMVGDPVSMLASPEATEAQRAAISASLGLDLPLWRQYLIFMGQAVRGDFGNSFLTGEPAMHLILERMPATVELACVAMLFSVLIGVPLGILAGLKPKAPGSRAIMTGSVLGFSLPNFWVGLMLIMVFAVMLGWVPAGGRGKTVSIGSLELSVLTLNGWLSLALPAATIAFAKCAMIIRVTRAATREALPMDYIKFARAKGLSEKRVMGVHLLKNILIPVVTVAGLEFGQVMAFAVVTETVFSWPGMGKLLIDSIINLDRPVVVAYLLLIVFFLVMLNLVVDIIYTVLDPRVRLDSRR; encoded by the coding sequence GTGCTGGCAACAATAGTAAGAAGACTGCTGCAAACCATCGTCGTCATGCTTGTCATGTCGGCGCTGGTTTTTGCAGGCATCTACATGGTGGGCGACCCGGTGTCGATGCTGGCCAGCCCGGAAGCCACCGAGGCGCAGCGCGCCGCCATCAGTGCATCGCTAGGCCTGGATCTGCCGCTGTGGCGGCAGTATCTGATTTTCATGGGTCAGGCGGTACGCGGTGATTTCGGCAACAGCTTTCTTACCGGCGAGCCGGCCATGCACCTGATCCTGGAGCGCATGCCAGCCACGGTGGAACTGGCCTGTGTGGCCATGCTGTTTTCGGTGCTGATTGGCGTGCCGCTGGGCATCCTGGCGGGCTTGAAGCCCAAAGCCCCCGGTTCACGCGCGATCATGACCGGTTCGGTGCTGGGCTTTTCACTACCCAATTTCTGGGTAGGTCTGATGCTGATCATGGTGTTTGCCGTGATGCTGGGTTGGGTACCGGCAGGCGGGCGCGGCAAGACGGTCAGCATCGGCTCGCTGGAGCTCAGCGTGCTGACCTTGAATGGCTGGCTGAGTCTGGCTTTGCCGGCCGCCACGATCGCATTCGCCAAATGCGCCATGATCATCCGCGTGACACGGGCTGCAACCCGCGAAGCGCTGCCCATGGACTACATCAAGTTTGCGCGCGCCAAGGGCTTGTCCGAAAAGCGTGTGATGGGCGTGCACCTGTTGAAGAACATTCTGATTCCCGTGGTGACGGTAGCGGGCTTGGAATTCGGCCAAGTGATGGCGTTTGCCGTCGTGACCGAAACCGTATTTTCCTGGCCGGGCATGGGCAAGCTGCTGATCGATTCCATCATCAACCTGGATCGTCCGGTGGTGGTGGCGTATCTGCTCTTGATTGTGTTTTTCCTGGTTATGTTGAATCTGGTGGTGGACATCATCTACACGGTGCTGGACCCCCGCGTACGCCTGGATAGCCGCCGATGA